A stretch of Microbacterium caowuchunii DNA encodes these proteins:
- a CDS encoding FBP domain-containing protein — MRALTEDQLRAALVNAEAEELRHVAMPHDLALTDWDHQDFFAWRDPRSRGRAYLVAEPDGEPVGVVLRAAEGSSRARSAMCNVCHTTQPADQVTLFTARKAGAAGDHGDSVGTYMCADLSCHENVRIAAPLAPGEIRASVDRRIDGTKHRAEAFVERVRAGEGA, encoded by the coding sequence ATGCGGGCACTCACCGAGGACCAATTGCGGGCTGCGCTCGTGAACGCGGAGGCGGAGGAACTCCGTCACGTCGCCATGCCCCATGATCTGGCCCTGACGGATTGGGATCACCAGGACTTCTTCGCCTGGCGCGATCCGCGCAGCCGGGGGCGCGCATATCTCGTCGCCGAGCCCGACGGGGAGCCGGTGGGCGTCGTCCTGCGCGCTGCGGAGGGATCGAGCCGTGCGCGGTCGGCGATGTGCAACGTCTGCCACACCACCCAGCCCGCCGACCAGGTGACCCTCTTCACCGCGCGCAAGGCCGGGGCGGCGGGCGACCACGGCGACAGCGTCGGCACGTACATGTGCGCCGACCTGTCCTGCCACGAGAACGTACGGATCGCGGCGCCGCTGGCGCCGGGCGAGATCCGGGCGAGCGTCGATCGGCGTATCGACGGCACCAAGCATCGTGCGGAGGCGTTCGTGGAACGCGTGCGCGCAGGAGAGGGAGCGTGA
- a CDS encoding PfkB family carbohydrate kinase: protein MPGTGPVVVIGDALIDELRDATGTREFVGGAALNVAVGLARLGLPTTLIAMVGDDEAGIHIRSYLDDYGVRLVATPSPLGTARAVSIRNAGGEPEYEFNHAARARRIRFGDEERRTIATAAITVISCFAFDDEAQTEELAAALAGTDGLVAIDPNPRAGMLHDRERFVRGFEALAAGADLVKVGEDDAALLYGEPLDLLQKRLLAAGAAAVLGTRGPGGAGVSTAALSVTRPIAEAPAAVVDTMGAGDAVLSSAVASLLVEHPSSEDAWATLLERAMEVAAATCRFEGALLRLPSALAGLESDGAGS, encoded by the coding sequence ATGCCCGGGACGGGTCCTGTCGTCGTCATCGGCGACGCTCTGATCGATGAGTTGCGGGATGCGACGGGTACGCGGGAGTTCGTCGGCGGCGCGGCGCTCAACGTCGCGGTGGGGCTCGCGCGGCTCGGGCTGCCGACGACGCTCATCGCGATGGTCGGCGACGACGAGGCGGGTATCCACATCCGTTCCTACCTCGACGACTACGGGGTGCGGTTGGTGGCGACCCCGTCGCCGCTCGGCACCGCGCGCGCCGTCAGCATCCGCAATGCCGGCGGCGAACCGGAGTACGAGTTCAACCACGCCGCCCGCGCACGGCGCATCCGTTTCGGTGACGAGGAGCGCCGTACGATCGCGACGGCTGCCATCACCGTGATCAGCTGTTTCGCCTTCGACGACGAGGCGCAGACGGAGGAACTGGCCGCGGCGCTCGCCGGTACGGACGGGCTGGTGGCGATCGACCCGAACCCGCGTGCCGGGATGCTGCACGACCGCGAGCGGTTCGTCCGCGGCTTCGAAGCCCTCGCCGCCGGGGCGGATCTCGTCAAGGTGGGCGAGGACGACGCGGCCCTCCTCTACGGCGAGCCCCTGGACCTGCTCCAAAAGCGGCTCCTCGCAGCCGGAGCAGCCGCGGTACTGGGAACCCGCGGACCGGGTGGCGCGGGCGTCTCGACCGCCGCGCTGTCCGTGACCCGTCCCATCGCCGAGGCGCCGGCCGCCGTGGTCGACACGATGGGAGCGGGGGATGCGGTGCTCTCCTCGGCCGTGGCGTCGCTCCTGGTGGAGCACCCCTCGAGCGAGGATGCGTGGGCGACGCTCCTCGAGCGGGCGATGGAAGTCGCCGCCGCGACCTGCCGATTCGAGGGCGCGCTGCTGCGGCTGCCGTCCGCGCTGGCCGGTCTGGAATCCGACGGCGCCGGGTCCTGA
- a CDS encoding class II glutamine amidotransferase, producing MCRWIAYLGAAIPVEDVLVRPDHSLIAQSLLARRLYLPGTAMASQFRDHAFPTNGDGFGLAWSGRAGTLGQFREITPAWDSDNLRHIAAQIESGCFLAHVRAAPGGTISEQNAHPFVHAGWMFQHNGEIGGFRDLKRELTMDVAPELYPFIKGTTDSEVCFFLALTYGLAADPAAALRRMVERVETARRAHGITEPFRGAMCASDGERLVVLRWVSPDAGELPAPSLFHSTGSETLHVGPGRTERLPEGAQLVVSEPLELHWSRRHWREIPAGTVGVFRRDAEPAFHPLG from the coding sequence ATGTGCCGGTGGATCGCCTACCTCGGGGCCGCGATTCCCGTCGAGGACGTCCTCGTCCGCCCCGATCACTCGCTCATCGCGCAGAGCCTGCTCGCCCGGCGGCTGTACTTGCCCGGGACGGCGATGGCCTCGCAGTTCCGGGACCACGCCTTCCCCACGAACGGTGACGGGTTCGGGCTGGCCTGGTCCGGACGGGCCGGCACGCTCGGCCAGTTCCGGGAGATCACGCCGGCATGGGACAGCGACAATCTTCGCCACATCGCCGCGCAGATCGAGTCCGGATGCTTCCTCGCCCACGTGCGGGCGGCCCCTGGGGGCACGATCTCGGAACAGAACGCGCACCCCTTCGTGCATGCCGGCTGGATGTTCCAGCACAACGGAGAGATCGGCGGGTTCCGGGACCTCAAGCGTGAACTGACGATGGATGTCGCCCCCGAGCTCTACCCCTTCATCAAGGGCACGACCGACAGTGAGGTGTGCTTCTTCCTCGCCCTGACGTACGGGCTGGCCGCGGATCCCGCCGCCGCACTGAGGCGGATGGTCGAGCGCGTCGAGACCGCTCGCCGGGCGCACGGCATCACCGAACCCTTCCGCGGTGCCATGTGTGCGTCCGACGGTGAGCGACTGGTGGTGCTGCGGTGGGTCAGTCCGGATGCCGGCGAGCTCCCGGCGCCCTCGCTGTTCCACAGCACCGGGTCGGAGACGCTGCACGTCGGTCCGGGCCGCACGGAGAGGCTCCCGGAGGGCGCCCAGCTCGTGGTGTCCGAACCGCTGGAACTGCACTGGTCGCGCCGCCACTGGAGGGAGATCCCTGCGGGCACGGTGGGCGTCTTCCGGCGGGACGCGGAGCCGGCCTTCCACCCGCTCGGCTGA
- a CDS encoding MFS transporter, which yields MHTAAPSASPPSDRLPLRALLLLAVGVLVTVTAEALPAGLMPEMAADLSVSPEQIGTLISIWAATVILTSLPLSTALARLDRRAVVGVALAVFAVANMVSGLVPDYSLVIVARLAGAVAHGVFWSVVMVYASSLLAPAHLGRGLAIVSAGGSAASAAALPAATLLAQMFGWRSAFLVLGAVALVLSILIIGTMPASHAVREARGPGRRRIWRDRTFLPVLVLGLSMGVLAAAQYASFTYIRPYLAAAGIAAEWAPALLLSYGVAGLGGVVLAALVADRFPRASLAALLAGFGAAFAVLCLPGGGTSVMIAALILWGVSNGALFPLVQTILMRVASERTKPFAGAGVVVLFNMGIAVGPVAGALVGGADAPSGVTALSAGAVVIAGLLAAVGVVMALRRDRPVGSVPGLRREETSLSA from the coding sequence ATGCACACCGCCGCGCCTTCCGCATCCCCTCCGTCCGACCGTCTCCCGCTCCGTGCCCTGCTCCTGCTGGCGGTGGGTGTCCTCGTGACCGTCACCGCGGAGGCGCTTCCCGCCGGGCTGATGCCGGAGATGGCCGCGGACCTCTCGGTCTCGCCGGAGCAGATCGGCACCCTGATCTCGATCTGGGCGGCGACCGTGATCCTCACGAGTCTGCCGTTGTCGACCGCCCTGGCCCGGCTGGATCGTCGCGCCGTGGTCGGTGTGGCCCTGGCCGTCTTCGCGGTGGCGAACATGGTCAGCGGACTGGTGCCCGACTACTCGCTCGTGATCGTCGCGCGTCTGGCCGGAGCCGTCGCCCACGGGGTGTTCTGGTCGGTCGTGATGGTCTACGCCAGTTCGCTGCTCGCGCCCGCCCACCTCGGCCGGGGCCTCGCGATCGTGAGCGCGGGCGGCAGCGCGGCGTCGGCTGCGGCCCTCCCGGCGGCGACACTGCTCGCGCAGATGTTCGGGTGGCGGTCGGCGTTCCTCGTGCTGGGGGCCGTCGCGCTGGTGCTGTCCATCCTCATCATCGGCACGATGCCGGCCTCCCACGCGGTACGCGAGGCGCGCGGGCCCGGACGCCGGCGCATCTGGCGGGACCGCACGTTCCTGCCGGTGCTCGTCCTGGGGCTGTCGATGGGCGTCCTCGCCGCCGCCCAGTACGCCTCCTTCACGTACATCCGCCCGTACCTGGCAGCCGCCGGGATCGCCGCGGAGTGGGCGCCCGCCCTGCTGCTCTCCTATGGTGTGGCGGGACTCGGGGGAGTCGTGCTCGCCGCGCTCGTCGCGGACCGGTTCCCTCGCGCATCCCTCGCCGCCCTCCTGGCCGGGTTCGGCGCCGCGTTCGCCGTCCTCTGCCTCCCCGGCGGCGGCACCTCCGTGATGATCGCCGCGCTGATCCTCTGGGGAGTGTCGAACGGAGCGTTGTTCCCGCTCGTGCAGACCATTCTGATGCGCGTGGCCAGCGAGCGGACGAAGCCGTTCGCCGGGGCGGGCGTCGTCGTCCTCTTCAATATGGGCATCGCCGTCGGGCCGGTGGCGGGCGCCCTGGTCGGGGGCGCCGACGCGCCCTCGGGCGTCACCGCGCTCTCGGCCGGGGCGGTGGTGATCGCCGGTCTCCTCGCCGCCGTCGGTGTGGTGATGGCGCTCCGGCGTGACCGGCCGGTCGGCTCCGTGCCGGGCCTGCGGCGAGAGGAGACCTCGCTGTCGGCATGA
- a CDS encoding inositol monophosphatase family protein, giving the protein MTTPLELQSLAIEIAREAGALAAQRRREGVHIAATKSALADIVTDADREVEELIRDRLATARPGDGFLGEESGEGTSKSGVTWVVDPIDGTVNYAYGIPAYAVSIAAVQGTADPAEWTALAGAVFNPAVNELFVAARGEGARLHSAIEGDRRLAVAEPSPAGALIATGFGYDPETHAGDLARLSSVMPLARDIRRIGAASLDLVGVAAGRLDAYYERGLHPWDLAAGTLIVEEAGGMTGGYSGERAGREMTVAAAPEFFRRLTDLLSN; this is encoded by the coding sequence ATGACCACGCCGCTGGAGCTGCAGTCCCTCGCCATCGAGATCGCCCGGGAGGCCGGTGCGCTGGCCGCTCAGCGTCGGCGTGAGGGGGTGCACATCGCGGCCACGAAGTCCGCCCTGGCCGACATCGTCACGGACGCCGACCGCGAGGTCGAGGAACTGATCCGCGATCGCCTCGCCACCGCCCGCCCCGGAGACGGATTCCTCGGTGAGGAGTCGGGCGAGGGGACGTCCAAGAGCGGTGTGACCTGGGTCGTCGACCCGATCGACGGGACGGTGAACTACGCCTACGGGATCCCCGCTTACGCCGTGAGCATCGCTGCGGTCCAGGGGACGGCCGATCCCGCCGAGTGGACGGCCCTCGCCGGCGCGGTCTTCAACCCCGCCGTCAATGAGCTGTTCGTGGCGGCCCGCGGTGAGGGGGCACGGCTGCACTCCGCGATCGAGGGGGATCGCCGACTGGCCGTCGCGGAGCCTTCGCCCGCGGGGGCGCTCATCGCGACGGGCTTCGGCTACGACCCGGAGACCCATGCCGGAGACCTCGCCCGCCTGTCCAGCGTCATGCCGCTCGCTCGTGACATCCGTCGCATCGGCGCAGCGTCGCTCGACCTCGTCGGGGTCGCGGCCGGCCGTCTGGACGCGTACTACGAACGAGGGCTCCACCCGTGGGACCTCGCCGCCGGTACCCTCATCGTCGAGGAGGCCGGAGGGATGACCGGGGGGTATTCCGGAGAGCGCGCCGGGCGGGAGATGACCGTCGCCGCGGCGCCGGAGTTCTTCCGTCGGCTGACGGATCTCCTCTCGAACTGA
- a CDS encoding M23 family metallopeptidase gives MVKPAERRTRTSGSLPATVWSARNDVKPTEETGAAEARSVAALPLDRPDTPAPATGMVPLTRKQAREQSLRRAAAAAVAAETAKSAAGSVPDATPIDVALSAIDDAPAELPVVDLVEVAVAGDAGDAAGTAELHVATADEVFTDAVLADEDVAHTVVDEFEAAAKLFSFTGETPIQVAAAAIEEELPVSEVTLTVADQPRKRRFAGSSFKRVTAASASVGAMGIVGLLAIGMTTPAEAVSGAGTRVATSDLALTSTSSPSVSKDEIQAYVAPADAQTLALDRSVYSTASTAQIAAAEGISHYSNFFSNNANAAIQWPFAVGVSISYGFGTRSGTMHNGLDFTPGAGAHVQSIADGTVRIATESGGGYGVMVIVDHIIDGELISSRYGHMQYGSLQVKTGDTVKVGQMLGLVGDTGHSFGAHLHFELLQNGTTPIDPLSWLRTHAGG, from the coding sequence ATGGTGAAACCCGCCGAGCGTCGTACCCGCACGTCCGGATCGCTTCCCGCCACGGTGTGGAGCGCCCGCAACGACGTGAAGCCGACGGAGGAGACGGGTGCCGCCGAGGCGCGCTCGGTCGCAGCCCTTCCGCTCGATCGCCCTGACACGCCCGCGCCGGCGACGGGTATGGTCCCCCTGACGCGCAAGCAGGCGCGCGAGCAGAGCCTCCGGCGGGCAGCAGCCGCCGCGGTGGCCGCCGAGACCGCCAAGTCCGCCGCGGGGTCCGTCCCCGACGCGACGCCCATCGACGTGGCCCTCAGCGCCATCGACGATGCTCCTGCGGAACTCCCCGTCGTCGACCTCGTCGAGGTCGCCGTGGCCGGTGACGCGGGCGACGCCGCAGGGACGGCCGAACTGCACGTCGCGACCGCTGATGAGGTCTTCACCGACGCGGTGCTCGCCGACGAGGACGTCGCGCACACGGTCGTCGACGAGTTCGAGGCCGCCGCCAAACTCTTCTCGTTCACCGGAGAGACCCCGATCCAGGTCGCGGCCGCGGCGATCGAGGAGGAGCTTCCGGTATCCGAGGTGACCTTGACGGTTGCCGATCAGCCCCGCAAGCGGCGTTTCGCCGGCTCATCATTCAAGCGGGTGACGGCAGCCTCCGCCTCGGTCGGCGCGATGGGCATCGTGGGACTGCTCGCGATCGGGATGACCACCCCCGCCGAAGCGGTCTCGGGTGCCGGCACGCGCGTCGCCACCTCCGACCTCGCGCTGACGTCCACCTCCTCGCCGTCGGTCTCGAAGGACGAGATCCAGGCGTACGTCGCTCCCGCGGATGCGCAGACGCTCGCCCTGGACCGGAGCGTGTACTCGACCGCCTCGACCGCGCAGATCGCGGCCGCTGAAGGGATCAGCCACTACTCGAACTTCTTCAGCAACAACGCGAACGCCGCCATCCAGTGGCCGTTCGCCGTGGGGGTCTCGATCAGCTACGGCTTCGGCACGCGGAGCGGGACCATGCACAACGGGCTCGACTTCACCCCGGGCGCCGGAGCCCACGTCCAGTCGATCGCCGACGGTACCGTGCGCATCGCAACCGAGAGCGGCGGCGGGTACGGCGTGATGGTGATCGTCGACCACATCATCGACGGCGAGCTCATCTCTTCGCGGTACGGTCACATGCAGTACGGCTCCCTGCAGGTGAAGACGGGGGATACCGTGAAGGTGGGGCAGATGCTCGGCTTGGTGGGCGACACCGGTCATTCGTTCGGCGCGCACCTGCACTTCGAACTCCTCCAGAACGGCACCACCCCCATCGACCCGCTGTCCTGGTTGCGCACTCACGCGGGCGGCTGA
- a CDS encoding VOC family protein, with protein sequence MDWKIELIFVPVSDVDRAKDFYLKIGFHADHDQVPYDGLRFVQMTPPGSACSIAFGDGLGITLEPGRQDTIQVVVPDADAALAQLREVDVEARGVDEQAWGRFVTFDDPDGNTWTLQQLPRHSTSG encoded by the coding sequence ATGGACTGGAAGATCGAGCTCATCTTCGTCCCGGTGAGCGATGTCGACCGGGCGAAGGACTTCTACCTGAAGATCGGTTTCCACGCCGACCACGACCAGGTGCCGTACGACGGACTCCGCTTCGTGCAGATGACTCCGCCCGGATCTGCGTGCTCCATCGCCTTCGGCGACGGACTCGGCATCACCCTCGAACCGGGTCGGCAGGACACGATCCAGGTCGTCGTTCCGGATGCGGATGCTGCCCTCGCACAGCTCCGCGAGGTGGACGTCGAGGCGAGGGGCGTCGACGAACAGGCCTGGGGCCGCTTCGTCACGTTCGACGATCCCGACGGGAACACCTGGACACTTCAGCAACTGCCGCGCCACAGCACGTCGGGCTGA
- a CDS encoding LysM domain-containing protein has translation MVSVVAAAQSVGGNAALLLDAPQAVAATDPSTMPDLPDGYVDLGEGVAIPAGGPGDCVSTTWINITKEDGEPWNVRLLGADLVDMGPREFAVGEVGYSADGRIAAYTVAAGDSPWAIGDRFCFANGNAIPLMNGHRGYEAIQPGEVLVLDPVAVPGFEYHYPYEE, from the coding sequence GTGGTCTCGGTCGTCGCCGCGGCGCAGTCCGTCGGCGGCAACGCCGCGCTCCTGCTCGACGCCCCGCAGGCTGTCGCCGCGACCGACCCGAGCACGATGCCCGACCTGCCGGACGGGTACGTCGATCTCGGCGAGGGCGTGGCGATCCCCGCGGGCGGCCCCGGCGATTGCGTGTCGACGACGTGGATCAACATCACGAAGGAGGACGGGGAGCCCTGGAACGTCCGTCTCCTCGGGGCCGACCTCGTGGACATGGGGCCGCGCGAGTTCGCGGTCGGCGAGGTCGGTTACTCGGCGGACGGTCGCATCGCCGCGTACACCGTGGCCGCGGGCGATTCCCCGTGGGCGATCGGCGACCGATTCTGCTTCGCGAACGGCAACGCGATCCCGCTCATGAACGGCCACCGCGGTTACGAGGCGATCCAGCCGGGAGAGGTCCTCGTGCTCGACCCGGTGGCCGTTCCGGGGTTCGAGTACCACTACCCGTACGAGGAATGA
- a CDS encoding SDR family oxidoreductase: MSESPAPGSEKVAIIVGAGSGIGAACVREFAANDYHVVALSPSGRGRELAESLGGAGVDGSNTDVDDLRATVDLAISRFGRIDTVVNSSGHAARGPLLDITDEEWLAGVDLYLLNVVRMARLATPHLLAAGGGTIVNVSTAGALEPSASFPVSVTLRAALASFTKLYATEYGPQGIRMNNVLPGFTKDDPASVPAEWTTGIPLRRAQSTAELARVIRFLASDESAYITGQNLRADGGETRSL, encoded by the coding sequence ATGTCTGAATCCCCCGCACCCGGATCCGAGAAGGTCGCCATCATCGTCGGCGCCGGCTCCGGTATCGGCGCCGCCTGTGTACGGGAGTTCGCGGCGAACGACTACCACGTCGTCGCCCTCTCCCCCTCCGGTCGCGGTCGGGAGCTGGCGGAGTCCCTGGGCGGCGCGGGTGTGGACGGGTCGAACACCGACGTCGACGACCTCCGCGCCACGGTAGACCTCGCGATCTCCCGGTTCGGACGCATCGACACGGTCGTCAACAGCAGCGGTCACGCCGCCCGTGGCCCTCTGCTGGACATCACGGATGAGGAGTGGCTCGCGGGCGTCGACCTCTACCTGCTGAACGTGGTGCGGATGGCGCGGCTCGCGACGCCACACCTGCTCGCTGCCGGCGGCGGAACCATCGTCAACGTGTCCACGGCGGGCGCCCTGGAGCCGTCCGCGTCGTTCCCCGTGTCGGTGACGCTTCGTGCCGCGCTCGCGTCGTTCACCAAGCTGTACGCGACCGAGTACGGCCCGCAGGGCATCCGCATGAACAACGTCCTCCCCGGCTTCACGAAGGACGACCCGGCATCCGTCCCGGCCGAGTGGACGACGGGCATTCCGCTGCGCCGCGCGCAGAGCACGGCCGAACTGGCTCGGGTCATCCGATTCCTCGCGAGCGACGAATCGGCCTACATCACCGGGCAGAACCTCCGCGCCGACGGCGGCGAGACCCGCTCGCTCTGA
- a CDS encoding TetR/AcrR family transcriptional regulator, giving the protein MARRNEHHTSAASKRAILEAVLERALEAGYEGTTMADVARASKLPIGSVYWHFQNKEQLFVELLDYCFDVWQQTHSTITDVRGFLRRTIGSSAAASATSTDPAAAFWSIGLVFAFERRLTDNLARQRYLGIREEMFRFVVTRLQGAFPDAPEEVAAELARDLATLGRALTDGFRAAAAAGDEVDLARYADLAADALESLVSARLKEYTNV; this is encoded by the coding sequence GTGGCGAGACGGAACGAGCACCATACGTCGGCGGCGTCGAAGCGCGCGATCCTCGAGGCGGTGCTGGAGCGGGCGCTCGAGGCGGGCTACGAAGGCACGACCATGGCCGACGTGGCGCGCGCCTCGAAACTGCCCATCGGGTCCGTCTACTGGCACTTTCAGAACAAGGAGCAGCTGTTCGTCGAGTTGCTCGACTACTGCTTCGACGTCTGGCAGCAGACGCACTCCACCATCACCGATGTCCGGGGGTTCCTGCGACGCACGATCGGCAGTTCGGCCGCCGCCTCGGCGACCTCGACCGACCCCGCAGCGGCGTTCTGGAGCATCGGCCTCGTCTTCGCGTTCGAGAGACGCCTGACCGATAATCTGGCCCGTCAGCGCTACCTCGGCATCCGCGAGGAGATGTTCCGATTCGTGGTGACGAGGTTGCAGGGCGCGTTCCCCGACGCACCGGAAGAGGTCGCCGCAGAGCTCGCCCGCGACCTCGCCACCCTCGGGCGCGCCCTGACCGACGGCTTCCGCGCCGCCGCGGCGGCCGGCGACGAGGTGGACCTCGCACGGTACGCCGACCTCGCCGCGGACGCGCTCGAATCCCTCGTTTCCGCTCGCCTGAAGGAGTACACGAATGTCTGA
- a CDS encoding MFS transporter, translating to MRITDHIANSKMSGLQIRAVIISIFLIVLDGYDVALTSFSAPYLQQGFGVSKTELGLVMSGALIGMLIGSILIAPLADRIGRRNMGVIATSTIAVGMFIGPFATAEMGTGLLVLSRILTGVGVGALVSVVGVIISEYTGKRVYPIVMGVYAAAINIGGLLGATLVGPLLATYGWQFGWWVGFVLSALAAVLTFALLPESITWLAAGRRRDSLERLNGLLGKMGQPALDELPPTETVRVVKAKGAVRTVFTGRTGFYTVLMMVGFIAYMVSFYFMTNWAPTSVATAGGDPALAPQLVAAFSLGGILGTVCFGLIAGKANLRVLTAVVLVLATITLSVFGLIGPNMPTAWWTLCLASFFVCAGSAGFYTIIPKLYPTLARSTGYGIVIGVGRFGGIAAPILGGAAFDSGMSMGTAFTLFSLPMLLAAVLLVVLHIATKRADARDALAAKQAQTRRARASV from the coding sequence GTGAGGATCACCGACCACATCGCCAATTCGAAGATGAGCGGGCTGCAGATTCGCGCCGTCATCATCTCGATCTTCCTCATCGTGCTGGACGGCTACGACGTCGCCCTCACGTCCTTCTCGGCCCCCTACCTCCAGCAGGGCTTCGGGGTCTCCAAGACCGAGCTCGGTCTGGTGATGTCCGGCGCCCTCATCGGCATGCTCATCGGATCGATCCTCATCGCGCCGCTGGCCGACCGCATCGGACGCCGCAACATGGGCGTCATCGCCACGTCGACCATCGCGGTCGGGATGTTCATCGGACCGTTCGCCACGGCCGAAATGGGAACGGGACTCCTCGTCCTCAGCCGCATCCTCACCGGCGTCGGCGTGGGCGCCCTCGTCTCGGTGGTGGGCGTCATCATCTCCGAGTACACCGGCAAGCGCGTCTACCCGATCGTCATGGGCGTCTACGCCGCCGCGATCAACATCGGCGGCCTCCTCGGTGCGACCCTCGTCGGCCCGTTGCTCGCCACCTACGGTTGGCAGTTCGGATGGTGGGTCGGTTTCGTCCTCAGCGCGTTGGCTGCGGTTCTGACCTTCGCGCTGCTGCCCGAGTCCATCACCTGGCTCGCCGCCGGGCGTCGCCGCGACTCGCTCGAGCGTCTCAACGGCCTCCTGGGCAAGATGGGTCAGCCGGCCCTCGACGAGCTGCCGCCCACCGAGACGGTTCGCGTCGTGAAGGCGAAGGGCGCCGTGCGTACCGTCTTCACCGGCCGCACGGGGTTCTACACGGTGCTGATGATGGTCGGCTTCATCGCCTACATGGTCAGCTTCTACTTCATGACGAACTGGGCCCCCACGTCGGTCGCCACAGCCGGCGGGGATCCCGCTCTCGCGCCGCAGCTGGTCGCCGCCTTCAGCCTCGGCGGAATCCTCGGCACGGTCTGCTTCGGCCTCATCGCCGGCAAGGCCAACCTCCGCGTGCTGACCGCGGTGGTCCTGGTGCTCGCCACGATCACCCTCTCGGTGTTCGGCCTCATCGGGCCGAACATGCCCACCGCCTGGTGGACGCTGTGCCTCGCGTCGTTCTTCGTCTGCGCCGGGTCGGCCGGGTTCTACACGATCATCCCCAAGCTGTACCCGACGCTCGCCCGCTCCACCGGCTACGGCATCGTCATCGGTGTGGGACGCTTCGGCGGGATCGCTGCCCCGATCCTCGGCGGCGCGGCCTTCGACTCCGGCATGAGCATGGGAACCGCCTTCACGCTGTTCTCGCTGCCGATGCTGCTCGCAGCCGTACTCCTGGTGGTCCTCCACATCGCCACCAAGCGCGCCGATGCCCGTGACGCACTGGCTGCGAAGCAGGCGCAGACGCGCCGCGCCCGCGCTTCGGTGTGA
- a CDS encoding 3-carboxyethylcatechol 2,3-dioxygenase → MSLAVAALSHAPSFGNVDPGGTTFAEINEAIDEVRTFVDEFDPEAIVVFGPDHFNGQLYSNISPWVVGAQAEGIGDYGTTEGPIPVDSEIARELHARVLEQGIEIGRSERMKVDHGVMQPVNFLFGLELSRPIVPVFVNSLGHPLTPMYRVREMGEAFGKAAQAMDKRVLFMASGGISHDPPIPRWEGAPGTLMERLIDYAPTREERLARENAIVTSIQKIADGEGSSDPLNEEWDTLLLDTFRSGDLSPVDAWDNGWFLAEGGSAAHEMRSWIAAYAALSTAGAYEFPVDRYWAVRGWAAGFAVQAARTA, encoded by the coding sequence ATGTCGCTTGCCGTCGCAGCACTCTCCCACGCGCCGTCCTTCGGCAACGTCGACCCCGGTGGTACGACGTTCGCCGAGATCAACGAGGCCATCGACGAGGTCAGGACCTTCGTCGACGAGTTCGACCCCGAGGCGATCGTCGTCTTCGGGCCGGACCACTTCAACGGTCAGCTGTACTCGAACATCTCACCGTGGGTCGTCGGAGCCCAGGCCGAGGGCATCGGCGACTATGGGACGACCGAGGGCCCGATCCCCGTGGACTCGGAGATCGCCCGCGAGTTGCACGCACGCGTGCTCGAGCAGGGCATCGAGATCGGGCGTTCGGAGCGCATGAAGGTCGACCACGGCGTCATGCAGCCGGTGAACTTCCTCTTCGGGCTGGAGCTCTCGCGCCCGATCGTGCCGGTGTTCGTGAACTCCCTCGGCCACCCGCTGACGCCGATGTACCGCGTCCGCGAGATGGGTGAGGCCTTCGGCAAGGCGGCGCAGGCCATGGACAAGCGTGTGCTGTTCATGGCGTCGGGCGGCATCTCGCACGACCCGCCGATCCCGCGCTGGGAGGGTGCGCCCGGCACCCTGATGGAGCGCCTCATCGACTACGCGCCGACCCGCGAGGAGCGACTCGCTCGCGAGAACGCGATCGTGACGTCGATCCAGAAGATCGCCGATGGCGAGGGCTCCAGCGATCCGCTGAACGAGGAGTGGGACACCCTGCTGCTCGACACCTTCCGCTCCGGAGACCTCTCCCCGGTGGACGCGTGGGACAACGGATGGTTCCTGGCGGAGGGCGGATCGGCCGCGCACGAGATGCGCAGCTGGATCGCCGCGTACGCCGCACTGTCGACCGCGGGCGCGTACGAGTTCCCGGTGGACCGGTACTGGGCGGTCCGCGGCTGGGCTGCCGGTTTCGCCGTGCAGGCGGCGCGCACAGCATGA